The Deinococcus metallilatus genome segment CGGTGGCCATCCCCTGGAGGCGCAGTTTGGCTTTGCCCCGATAGCGAGCGGTGCGTGCCCCATGGGCACGCACCGCGACTGACACGGTGCCTTCAATGCCAGCACGCTGCTGATACAGGACCTTCCATTCCGGCGTTTCCTGCTGCGTCCGCATCGCGTGCAGCGCTTCATAGGCTGCCTGGTCCTGAAGCATCAGAATCCGGCCCAAGGACTTTGACTTGGTGCAGCGAGGTTTGTCTGGGCACCGGTTGCAGAGGCCGCGACGGAAGGTCGCCTTGACTAATGGAAGCCCTTGCTGACTTCGCCCCATGCACCATTTCGAAGAGCGGTGACCGCGAGGGCAGACCACGTAATGTTCGTCCCAGTGCACGATGAAGTCGCTGGGTTTGAAAGCGTTCGGGTCCTTCTGCTGCCAACCTGTGGCTGAACGTGGGGGGCCGATGACCTCAACCCCGTACTGCTCGAGGCTTTCCACCAGGAGGGTCCCGCTGACGTAGCCCGAATCGACGAGATGTTGCCCCGGCAATATCTCCTTGGCAGCGAGCGCGTCGTGGAGGTCGGGCATCACCTGAATGTCCTGGATACACGACGACGAGATGTGAACGTGGAGGATGACTTCCGGCAGATTGGGTTCACAAGCTTCCGTCAGGTGCAGCTTGTAGCCGACCCAATCCCGGCCACGCTTGGTCGAGAAGCGCGCCTCGGTGTCATACGGCGATTCCGGGCGCTCGGCAGAAGGCGGAACCGCCGTGCCCGGCTTCCACTGCACTTCGCCATCCTTGCGAACGAACTGCTGCGACCAGACCAGTGCCAGGGTTTGAACTGCGGGCAAGCTCAGCAAGGGGGCAACCCTGGGGTCGGACTGGAGGGCATCCAGCAAGGAAAATCCGTCCTGGCCGACTTGCAGGACGTAGGCTAGGCGAGCGTCCTTGCCCTGGGGGAAGCGGTACGACTCGATTCGATGGTCATACCACTCCCGCCAGCGGGGATCGAGTCGTGGGGCCAACCACTCGGGCGCAACGCGCCCGAGCGCATTGAGCGTGGCCCGGAACGTCTCGGCGACAAACTCGATTCGGGTCAGGTACCGGATGGCCGCCAGCACGTGGGTCGAGTCGGTTCGCTGCTGGCCACGCCGTTTCAGCAAGCCCTGTTCCCGAAAGCGTTCGAGCATTCTGTCCAGCAGGAGATGTTCAGCTTGCCCTGCCACCAGTCGTGAGCGAAATTCCGAGAGGACGCTGAAGTCGAACCCTGGGTCGGTGAGTTCCAGGCCCAACAGATATTTCAGGTCCAGACGTGCCCGTACCTGTTCGGCAGCCTGCCGATCTGTCAGGTTTTCGAGGAACTGCACTACGGTGACCAGCGCCAGTCGCCAGGGGGGTAAGGCGGGTTGACCCAGCGCGGGAAAGTCCTGATCGGCGTACAGCCCGCCCAGTTCGTCGCGGAGCTTGAGGTAGAGGTTCCCCTTGGGAAAGGCAGCGCGGGCGATCCGGAGCGTGTCTTCAGGGATAGGGCCAAGTGGGTCTGGACGCAGCATCGCTCAGTGTGCGCCTCATCCGCCGACTTCGCCAACGGTATCCCTTCCCTGACACATCCCCTTCTGGGCGTTCAGCAGCCCGTCCGGGTAGGGCAACACTTCCCCCCACCCTTCCGGTGTGCCCACGTGCCGGGCGTCGTTGCGGGGCCGTTCGGGGTGCGGTGTCTGTACGTCGATCCCCAGCCGGGCGCAGGTCAGCGCGTCGAGCAGGGGGTAGTCCGCCGCTTCGGCCATGCACACGTCCGGGGCGGCCACCACCGGCAGGCTGAGGTTCCGTGCCAGGCCGCGCAGGGGGTGACTACAAGATTCTGCAAAAGTTGTACGCCAGGAACTCAGGCTGAGTGCGGTCACGGCCTGGACATCTGCCGGGACGAGGTGGACCGTGACCTGCTGAACTGGCTGCGCCGCACCTTTGCCTCACCCCCCACCTGAGATGGACGCTGGATCCATCGGGACAACGGGCGACCGGGGAATGCTGGCCCAGGCTGTGCCAGAGTTGTGAGAGGTCTTTCTCAAGACTTGAGGAAATGACGGCTCTGACGCGCCCCCCTCGGTACTTCGTTCTGGTGGTGAACGGAAAGCCGTTCACCGAAGCCACCAACCCTGCGGTCCCCGTCATCTTTCGCGAGGAACACCTGGCGGTCGTCACGGCGAGCCAGCTTGACAGCACCACCTGGCCGGGTGACATCGTTCTGGAAGCTTACGCCGACGATTACAGCTTTCTGGAGGAACGCCGGATCGGGCGCTCACCGGCCCAGTCGACCTGCCCTGGCACTCCGCCGCAGTGAAAGCCAGGACAAACCCGGGCCCTCAGCTCCTGCCAGGCCGATTGCGGCAGCCGTTCCTTCGCTGAGGGATGGACCCGGCCGCGCTTCGATAACAGACAGCCTTTCGGGAACACGCTCAGCGCGGCTCGTCGTTGTGGCCGGGCCTCAGCAGGCGGGGAAGCAACGAGGGGGGCAAGTTCACCGGCCCCGCCTGGTGGAGGGACCTCCCTTCGGTGGTGGCCGTGACCTGGCGACCAGCCCTGACCGAAGGGGCCATCTGCCCGTTCCCCACAGCGGTGCGGCACGGGGCAGCCCGACCCTGGAAGGACGCCGTGCGCCGCATGCCAACGCTCGCCACCGCCTTGAGCCTGTTTCCGCAGCGGGCTTTCACTTCAGGCCGCAACTCGTTCCTGTCCACACCGCTCTCCCCCAAGTTCCTGGACGGGGCCTTTGAGGAAGCGGTCCCGTCACGGCGGGAGAAGAGCGGGTGGGGGCGCCCCCACCCGCTCTCCCTGCCTGCGCGGCGTCAAGGTCTTCCAGCGGTCCCCACCTCGCGGCCTGACCCGGGGGGCGCTACCGCGGTCCGACCACCACCCCGTTCGAGGCCGCCCG includes the following:
- a CDS encoding IS1182 family transposase, which produces MLRPDPLGPIPEDTLRIARAAFPKGNLYLKLRDELGGLYADQDFPALGQPALPPWRLALVTVVQFLENLTDRQAAEQVRARLDLKYLLGLELTDPGFDFSVLSEFRSRLVAGQAEHLLLDRMLERFREQGLLKRRGQQRTDSTHVLAAIRYLTRIEFVAETFRATLNALGRVAPEWLAPRLDPRWREWYDHRIESYRFPQGKDARLAYVLQVGQDGFSLLDALQSDPRVAPLLSLPAVQTLALVWSQQFVRKDGEVQWKPGTAVPPSAERPESPYDTEARFSTKRGRDWVGYKLHLTEACEPNLPEVILHVHISSSCIQDIQVMPDLHDALAAKEILPGQHLVDSGYVSGTLLVESLEQYGVEVIGPPRSATGWQQKDPNAFKPSDFIVHWDEHYVVCPRGHRSSKWCMGRSQQGLPLVKATFRRGLCNRCPDKPRCTKSKSLGRILMLQDQAAYEALHAMRTQQETPEWKVLYQQRAGIEGTVSVAVRAHGARTARYRGKAKLRLQGMATAAGINLGRIYAGWQGRPRAATRTARFARLPLTA